The nucleotide sequence AAGCATATTGAGAACAAGAAGGTTCGTATTTACAACGCATTCCCAAATATGGGCTCAATGTAAGCTGGTAGAGCTTAAGTAATTTTGTGGCAGCACTATTTAGGATGCGCACTTAAATAAGCTCCGCTATTTGCGCCCGAAGAAGGTCTTTCTCTTTTTTTCTGAGCCTACCGCGGGTGTGTTGTCCAATTGGTTTTTTAAGTTTGACAACCACATCCTTTTTTAAGTCTGTTGATTGTGCAGCCCAAACCAAGTTGCGAATCATTCTTTTAATGCGGTTTCTGTCTACAGCGCGCTTTGCCAATTTTTTGGCAACGGCAATCCCTAGATCAGGGTCGGCATCATTTGTAGCGCCCGCAGAATACATACCCCAATACAAGTTTGTTTTGGGGCGCGTTTTGAGTAATTCAGAAATCCTTGCGCTATTCAACTGCTACTTAAACGGCTAAGCGTTTGCGACCTTTGGCGCGACGTGCGTTTAATACGGCACGGCCACTTTTGGTTTTCATGCGAACACGAA is from Polynucleobacter sp. MWH-UH23A and encodes:
- the rpmH gene encoding 50S ribosomal protein L34 is translated as MKRTYQPSVTRRKRTHGFRVRMKTKSGRAVLNARRAKGRKRLAV
- the rnpA gene encoding ribonuclease P protein component, with product MNSARISELLKTRPKTNLYWGMYSAGATNDADPDLGIAVAKKLAKRAVDRNRIKRMIRNLVWAAQSTDLKKDVVVKLKKPIGQHTRGRLRKKEKDLLRAQIAELI